Proteins co-encoded in one Jeotgalibacillus malaysiensis genomic window:
- a CDS encoding transcriptional regulator: MGKKLEQGRFMAAHGQEKTVFIIGMRINKLWAIHKWLPVFMAMGPMLRELYTHKELGFLSTETFFGWRMVTLVQYWESKDQLYSYAKGQQHMKAWKDFYQKAAKSEAVGIFHETYTIAPGTYETVYNKMPAFGLSKAIGVQPVGKKMDTAADRLKAQ, from the coding sequence ATGGGTAAAAAGCTTGAGCAGGGAAGATTTATGGCGGCGCACGGTCAGGAAAAAACGGTTTTTATCATTGGCATGAGAATCAATAAGCTTTGGGCGATTCATAAGTGGCTTCCTGTATTTATGGCGATGGGACCGATGCTCCGGGAACTTTATACGCATAAAGAGCTCGGCTTTTTATCCACTGAAACATTCTTTGGCTGGAGAATGGTCACACTCGTTCAATATTGGGAGTCTAAAGATCAGCTCTACTCGTACGCAAAAGGCCAACAGCATATGAAGGCTTGGAAAGACTTTTACCAGAAAGCAGCGAAGTCTGAAGCTGTCGGGATCTTTCATGAGACCTATACGATTGCACCAGGGACCTATGAAACAGTTTATAATAAGATGCCTGCATTCGGGTTGTCTAAAGCAATCGGTGTTCAGCCGGTCGGAAAGAAAATGGACACTGCTGCAGATCGATTAAAAGCTCAGTAA
- a CDS encoding XRE family transcriptional regulator, producing the protein MAIVIHIDVMLAKRKMSVTELTEKVGITMANLSILKNGKAKAIRFSTLEAICKALDCQPGDIIEYVPDEDT; encoded by the coding sequence ATGGCAATTGTCATTCATATAGACGTCATGCTGGCAAAACGGAAAATGAGCGTCACAGAGCTGACTGAAAAAGTTGGCATCACCATGGCCAACCTGTCGATCCTGAAAAATGGAAAGGCAAAGGCGATCCGCTTTTCAACGCTGGAAGCGATTTGCAAAGCACTGGACTGCCAGCCAGGGGATATTATTGAATATGTGCCGGATGAGGATACGTGA
- a CDS encoding acetyltransferase produces MKAGLPHVRLRDLKPEDAEARYRWMTDADVTAYLNVPDRNPPFTLEQTKEWIQQCINRTNGYEQKAIITDGDQHIGWADLKNIDQANRQAEVGIAIGEKQYWKRGYGQAAMHAILTYGFSEMGLHKIWLRVDIDNLAALESYRAIGFKEEGVMREDRLRKGVFVDRLRMSVLSSEWS; encoded by the coding sequence TTGAAGGCGGGACTACCACATGTGAGATTAAGAGATTTAAAGCCTGAAGATGCGGAAGCCCGGTACAGGTGGATGACAGACGCTGATGTGACTGCCTATTTAAATGTGCCGGATCGCAATCCACCTTTTACACTTGAGCAGACAAAAGAATGGATTCAGCAGTGTATCAACCGAACGAATGGATATGAGCAAAAAGCGATTATAACTGACGGGGATCAGCATATCGGCTGGGCTGACCTGAAGAACATTGACCAGGCGAACAGGCAGGCTGAAGTGGGGATTGCGATTGGTGAAAAGCAGTATTGGAAAAGAGGTTACGGTCAGGCTGCCATGCATGCGATTCTTACATATGGATTTTCTGAAATGGGGCTGCACAAAATTTGGCTCAGGGTTGATATTGATAATCTTGCAGCCCTTGAATCTTATAGGGCAATTGGTTTTAAAGAAGAAGGTGTGATGAGGGAGGACCGGCTTAGAAAAGGCGTGTTTGTTGATCGGTTGAGAATGAGTGTGCTGTCCAGTGAGTGGTCATAG